One part of the Anopheles coustani chromosome 2, idAnoCousDA_361_x.2, whole genome shotgun sequence genome encodes these proteins:
- the LOC131267660 gene encoding calcium load-activated calcium channel yields MWSDTLLIVFISIFTALLGEGLTWVMVYRTEKYQKLKGEVEKQSKKLEKRKEILGESLDKSHKKKIERDEEKLKNNNRDLSLVKMKSMFAIGFAFTALLSMFNSIFDGRIVARLPFVPISWIQGLSHRNLPGDDYTECSFIFLYILCTMSIRQNIQKMLGFAPSRAASKQAGGLFGPTPGQFK; encoded by the exons ATGTGGTCCGATACGCTGCTgatagtttttatttcaatctttACCGCACTTTTGGGAGAAG GTCTGACGTGGGTGATGGTATACCGGACAGAGAAATATCAGAAACTGAAAGGAGAAGTAGAGAAACAGAGCAAAAAAT TGGAgaagcgaaaagaaattcTAGGAGAATCCTTAGATAAGAgccataaaaagaaaatcgaacgcGATGAAGAAAAGTTGAAGAACAACAATCGCGATCTATCGCTTGTGAAGATGAAGTCAATGTTTGCCATCGGTTTTGCCTTCACAGCGCTTCTCAGCATGTTCAACAGCAT CTTTGATGGCCGAATCGTAGCACGGTTACCATTTGTGCCAATCTCTTGGATTCAGGGTCTGAGCCACCGGAACCTGCCCGGTGATGATTACACGGAAtgttcattcattttcctGTACATCCTATGCACGATGTCCATTCGTCAGAATATACAGAAAATGCTTGGCTTTGCACCATCGCGAGCTGCGAGCAAACAGGCTGGTGGTTTGTTCGGCCCTACACCGGGCCAATTCAAGTGA
- the LOC131262486 gene encoding apoptotic chromatin condensation inducer in the nucleus isoform X2, which yields MKTMAARKIKILYMTTIKRQRKAKKIHLLALYRGNCSRKQRHQWTSKKREESDSIESGQEEGEIVGQTGDRAADKDESISDGNGAEESKPADATDAAMVTTEENASQVVTADKGPKQQQEQKDDSVDGQKTKVSEQPQPPRRRPRFSSRPDKDLSPVRPPTENAAVQNDEELEAGEIKDTDQGSSDAKANSAKEAEENSSVKEPPRIRPLQRKRRWLSSKNAESKPAVITISTDSLKNIISDVKPVPLADVKLDSASEAEGPDGSVSTEEDDKERAKSKRNQRGSIDSTTQQSQTAATRRRVSKSAEKENIQLDAPEGEETANGDNVVPKQKPVMEKITITRKISIVSDDGSAAGATPAVTSVRPPSPAKHHTSNILYITNLVRPFTVLQLKGLLARTGKIVENGFWIDKIKSKCYVKYETEDEATETRHALHGIRWPVSNPKCLVVDFGGEEAMEKAILSTLEDGAVRATMEGAKEGKEFGWSRDAPKKDEDTPRPVREWDLGKKDTLDQQERDRNGRALGRDRERETQGEKDKSGGDRTGRDRERGRIEDGGPRDSRGNRMDANAGGDRSSERKRSTDREYGRDRRRSTSIDMSPARKFKKQDKEPPIRLLDDLFRKTKATPCIYWLPLTTEQIAVKEEQRRKNMAEHQRRLDEQRKLQEEERERERKRERERRERERERDRDRDRERERDRERDRERDRDRRRSRSRDRSRDDGGRRRHR from the exons ATGAAAACGATGGCAGCAAGGAAGATAAAGATATTGTACATGACGACCATCAAGAGACAGCGGAAAGCAAAGAAGATTCATCTGCTGGCGCTGTATCGAGGGAATTGCAGTCGGAAACAAAGGCATCAGTGGACATCGAAGAAAAG GGAAGAAAGCGATTCCATCGAAAGTGGTCAGGAAGAGGGTGAAATTGTTGGACAAACCGGAGACCGCGCCGCGGACAAGGATGAGTCCATATCGGATGGTAACGGAGCAGAAGAGTCAAAGCCTGCTGACGCTACGGATGCAGCTATGGTTACTACCGAGGAAAATGCAAGCCAGGTTGTAACCGCCGACAAAGGAccaaagcagcagcaggagcagaaGGATGATAGCGTGGATGGTCAGAAAACGAAAGTTTCCGAACAACCTCAGCCTCCTAGACGTAGACCACGCTTTTCCTCGCGTCCGGATAAAGATTTATCACCGGTGAGGCCACCTACTGAGAATGCTGCTGTGCAGAATGACGaagaactagaagccggggaAATCAAAGACACAGACCAGGGCAGCTCAGATGCGAAAGCGAACAGCGCAAAGGAGGCTGAGGAAAACAGCTCGGTGAAAGAACCTCCCCGCATTAGACCATTGCAACGCAAACGGCGATGGCTTTCGTCGAAAAACGCTGAGTCGAAACCGGCGGTCATCACTATTTCGACTGATTCGttgaaaaatatcatttcCGATGTTAAACCAGTCCCGCTGGCGGACGTGAAGCTGGATTCAGCCTCCGAAGCAGAAGGTCCGGACGGTTCCGTCAGCACCGAGGAGGACGATAAAGAGCGAGCAAAATCAAAGCGCAATCAAAGGGGGTCGATCGATTCGACCACGCAGCAGTCACAAACGGCGGCTACACGTCGGCGCGTTTCCAAATCggccgaaaaggaaaacattcagCTGGACGCACCGGAAGGGGAGGAAACGGCTAACGGGGATAATGTTGTGCCGAAGCAAAAACCCGTCATGGAAAaaattaccatcacccgaaaAATAAGCATCGTCAGTGATGATGGTAGTGCAGCTGGGGCGACGCCAGCGGTAACTTCTGTGCGTCCCCCTAGTCCGGCAAAACATCATACTAGCAATATCCTGTACATCACGAACTTGGTGCGACCATTTACGGTTCTTCAGCTGAAGGGGCTGCTGGCACGTACCGGAAAAATCGTAGAGAATGGGTTTTGgattgataaaatcaaatcgaaatgttacgtgaaGTACGAAACGGAAGA TGAGGCAACGGAAACGCGTCACGCTCTGCATGGCATCCGATGGCCAGTCTCGAATCCGAAGTGTCTGGTAGTGGATTTTGGTGGTGAGGAAGCGATGGAAAAGGCTATTCTCTCCACACTCGAAGATGGCGCCGTCCGTGCGACGATGGAGGGTGCGAAGGAGGGTAAAGAGTTTGGATGGTCCCGTGATGCACCCAAGAAGGATGAG GATACACCAAGACCAGTTCGGGAATGGGATCTCGGCAAGAAAGATACACTCGATCAGCAGGAACGCGACCGGAACGGACGGGCGCTGGGGCGTGATCGCGAGCGTGAAACCCAGGGCGAAAAGGATAAGAGTGGCGGCGATCGAACTGGACGTGATCGGGAGCGTGGGCGAATAGAAGATGGAGGACCTCGCGATTCCAGGGGTAACCGAATGGACGCGAATGCAGGCGGTGACCGTAGTTCGGAGCGAAAGCGGTCAACTGATCGCGAGTATGGACGAGATAGACGGCGCAGTACTAGCATTGATATGTCACCAG CGCGAAAGTTTAAGAAGCAAGATAAAGAACCACCAATTCGACTGCTCGATGATTTGTTCCGAAAGACAAAGGCTACGCCATGTATTTACTGGTTACCGCTCACAACCGAACAG ATTGCCGTTAAGGAAGAGCAACGTCGCAAAAACATGGCTGAGCATCAGCGCCGTCTGGACGAGCAGCGGAAACTGCAGGAGGAAGAGCGCGAGCGTGAGCGCAAGCGCGAACGGGAACGCCGCGAACGGGAGCGCGAACGGGATCGCGACCGGGACCGTGAGCGCGAGCGTGATCGCGAGCGGGATCGTGAGCGTGATCGGGACCGTCGTCGGTCGCGTTCCCGCGACCGCAGCCGTGACGATGGTGGACGTCGCCGGCACagataa
- the LOC131267659 gene encoding FAD-dependent oxidoreductase domain-containing protein 1 has protein sequence MFQVLQRQTAKVGQLNRGRFQSLTSCHSRLYGASNDGKGKTDLSDQVEANKDNPISRTMKLLGNDVQRMKKFILPKSLQSNSSENKSGATESVENYLERYRRDDFQSHCDVLVIGGGGVGSSIAYWLKKRARDGLNVVVVEKDSTYAQASTCLSVGGLRQQFSIVENIQMSLFGADFMRNSKDYLGDEVDLNFTPHGYLLLATEAGAEQLQENSKLQNALGAKNELLTASRLKQRFPWMNTDGIALGCHGLEKEGWFDPWALLCGFKKRALEYGAHYVEGEMVGFGFRHQPDILAEGIEEGAYEGIDRAFIKMKDGEVREIKFAIAVIAAGAQSGAVARLARIGTGKGMLSIPLPVEPRKRFVYVFQCENDQGPGINTPLTIDPSGTYFRRDGLGGNYLGGKSPLPEQEPSAANLEVDHTFFDQTVWPNLAHLVPSFEAIKVKNAWAGYYEFNTFDENGIVGPHPYYNNLYIATGFSGHGIQQTPAVGRAVSEMIIDGGFRTVDLTRFGFDRIIIDQPMFEANIF, from the exons ATGTTCCAAGTGCTGCAACGACAAACGGCAAAAGTCGGTCAGCTGAACCGCGGACGGTTCCAAAGTCTCACATCATGCCACTCCAGGCTGTACGGAGCATCGAACGATGGCAAAGGAAAGACAGATTTATCCGATCAGGTGGAAGCGAACAAGGACAATCCTATATCTCGGACAATGAAGCTTCTCGGCAACGATGTGCAGCGGATGAAAAagttcattctaccaaaaagCCTACAAAGTAACAGTAGCGAGAACAAATCTGGTGCTACAGAATCCGTCGAAAACTACTTGGAGCGCTACCGGAGGGATGATTTCCAATCACACTGCGATGTGCTGGTGATCGGAGGCGGAGGAGTTGGTTCTTCGATCGCATATTGGCTGAAAAAACGGGCTCGCGATGGATTGAACGTTGTGGTGGTGGAGAAGGATTCAACCTATGCACAAGCATCCACTTGTTTATCGGTTGGTGGCCTTCGGCAACAGTTTTCCATAGTGGAAAACATTCAGATGAGCCTGTTCGGGGCTGACTTTATGCGCAACAGTAAAGACTACCTTGGCGATGAGGTGGATTTAAACTTTACCCCTCACGGATACCTCCTGCTGGCCACCGAGGCTGGTGCCGAACAGTTACAGGAAAACTCAAAGCTGCAAAATGCTCTCGGAGCTAAAAATGAGCTTTTAACGGCGTCCCGGCTGAAGCAACGGTTTCCGTGGATGAATACGGATGGGATCGCACTCGGGTGTCATGGTCTTGAAAAGGAAGGCTGGTTTGATCCGTGGGCCCTTCTCTGTGGTTTCAAAAAACGGGCTCTCGAGTATGGTGCGCACTACGTGGAAGGTGAGATGGTCGGATTCGGCTTCCGCCATCAGCCGGACATTCTGGCCGAAGGTATCGAAGAAGGAGCATACGAAGGGATCGATCGAGCATTCATCAAAATGAAGGATGGCGAAGTGCGTGAGATTAAGTTTGCCATAGCGGTCATTGCGGCCGGAGCCCAATCCGGAGCCGTTGCCCGTCTTGCGCGGATAGGTACGGGAAAAGGGATGCTGTCAATTCCTTTGCCCGTGGAACCTCGGAAACGGTTCGTTTACGTATTCCAGTGCGAGAACGATCAAGGCCCGGGAATCAACACGCCACTGACCATCGATCCCAGTGGGACTTATTTTCGAAGGGATGGGCTAGGAGGCAACTATCTCGGGGGTAAGAGCCCGCTTCCCGAGCAGGAACCATCCGCTGCCAACCTAGAAGTAGATCATACGTTTTTCGACCAAACAGTATGGCCCAATCTGGCCCACTTGGTGCCAAGTTTCGAAGCGATCAAAGTTAAAAATGCCTGGGCCGGATACTATGAATTTAACACCTTCGATGAGAACGGAATCGTTGGGCCACATCCTTACTATAACAATTTGTATATTGCTACGGGATTCAGTGGTCACG GCATTCAACAGACTCCGGCTGTGGGAAGAGCTGTTTCCGAGATGATCATTGATGGAGGCTTTCGGACGGTCGACCTGACACGATTCGGTTTTGATCGGATAATTATCGATCAACCCATGTTTgaagcaaacattttctag
- the LOC131266589 gene encoding probable 26S proteasome non-ATPase regulatory subunit 3, with translation MVSQTAPTAASESQPIVDVEMESAEDAEAAKKDAELLAVQEIRDHARQIDKAVVSKEPRFILRVLRSLPTTRRKLSLVVIRSLAVQLYPAGPEREGVMAYIEDYPAGAQEPELPRPRAAIKSPVPEVDAYFHLLLLVRLLDKNELAKATTCAQNLMTEIVGQNRRSLDLIAAKCYFYYSRVAELNNDLESIRPFLHSRLRTATLRNDFEGQAVLINCLLRNYLHYSLYDQADKLVNKSVFPETASNNECARFLYYLGRIKAAKLEYSVAHKQLVQALRKAPQQAAVGFRQTVQKLVIVVELLLGDIPERKVFRQAALRRSLGPYFQLTQAVRMGNLQRFGEVLENFGEQFRQDHTFTLIIRLRHNVIKTAIRSIGLAYSRISPQDIAKKLGLDSPEDAEFIVAKAIRDGVIEATLDPEKGYMRSKESTDIYSTREPQLAFHQRISFCLDLHNQSVKAMRYPPKSYGKELESAEERREREQQDLELAKEMAEEDDDGF, from the coding sequence ATGGTTTCCCAGACGGCGCCTACTGCAGCCTCCGAGAGCCAGCCAATCGTGGACGTCGAGATGGAAAGCGCCGAAGATGCGGAAGCAGCGAAGAAAGACGCTGAGCTACTAGCGGTCCAGGAAATCCGGGACCATGCACGCCAGATCGACAAAGCGGTCGTGAGTAAGGAACCCAGGTTCATCCTGCGAGTGCTACGCTCGCTTCCGACTACACGTCGAAAGCTGTCTTTGGTGGTCATCCGTTCATTGGCCGTGCAGCTCTACCCGGCGGGGCCAGAGCGTGAAGGTGTGATGGCTTACATCGAGGACTACCCCGCGGGAGCACAGGAACCGGAGCTACCGCGTCCCCGGGCGGCAATCAAGAGCCCGGTACCGGAGGTCGATGCATACTTCCATCTTCTGCTGTTGGTGCGACTTCTGGACAAAAACGAACTTGCTAAAGCGACGACCTGCGCGCAAAATCTGATGACGGAGATTGTCGGTCAAAATCGCCGTTCGCTGGATTTGATCGCTGCCAAGTGTTACTTCTACTATTCCCGAGTGGCAGAGTTGAACAACGATTTGGAAAGTATTCGACCGTTCCTGCACTCCCGTCTTCGCACGGCTACCCTACGCAACGACTTCGAAGGGCAAGCGGTTCTAATTAACTGCTTGTTGCGCAACTATTTGCACTACTCGCTGTACGACCAGGCAGATAAGCTGGTCAACAAGTCGGTGTTTCCGGAAACTGCCAGCAATAACGAGTGTGCGCGTTTCCTGTACTATCTTGGTCGCATCAAGGCAGCTAAGCTGGAGTACAGTGTGGCCCACAAGCAGCTGGTGCAAGCGCTCCGTAAGGCGCCGCAACAGGCCGCCGTTGGTTTCCGACAGACGGTGCAAAAGCTCGTAATCGTCGTAGAGCTGCTGCTGGGAGATATTCCCGAGCGGAAGGTGTTCCGTCAGGCTGCTTTGCGTCGTTCGCTTGGACCCTACTTCCAGCTCACCCAGGCTGTTCGCATGGGTAATCTGCAGCGCTTTGGTGAGGTGCTAGAAAACTTCGGCGAGCAGTTCCGACAGGACCACACGTTCACGTTGATCATTCGCTTGCGCCACAATGTCATCAAGACTGCGATTCGCTCGATTGGGCTGGCATATTCACGCATTAGTCCTCAGGACATTGCAAAGAAGCTTGGACTGGATTCGCCCGAAGATGCCGAATTCATCGTTGCGAAGGCTATCCGCGACGGTGTGATTGAGGCAACGTTGGACCCGGAGAAAGGCTACATGCGTAGCAAGGAAAGCACCGATATCTACTCAACGCGCGAGCCTCAGCTCGCCTTTCACCAGCGTATTTCGTTCTGTTTGGATCTGCACAACCAGAGCGTAAAGGCGATGCGATATCCACCGAAGTCGTACGGCAAGGAACTGGAAAGTGCCGAAGAGAGAAGGGAACGCGAGCAGCAGGATCTGGAGTTGGCCAAGGAGATGGCCGAGGAAGACGACGATGGATTCTAA
- the LOC131262486 gene encoding apoptotic chromatin condensation inducer in the nucleus isoform X1, translated as MRRKPNAGVSTPEKATPRRSTRGRGRRSPSKSPEPEPDTDEREYDAAQDEEKNSSSEEESTSRKGTGKTRGVRGRSTSSRRKTDDRPPSRARRNSRREKETQEEQEATTEENGAESQELKQKSDEQVDAVPPSKDSEEVMEVIPEEPTDETEPSAEAGEDTDAVESMKDCQDENDGSKEDKDIVHDDHQETAESKEDSSAGAVSRELQSETKASVDIEEKVSQNNGDEENMKKQEDSDTQEKEHSRADVEEVQDDSKAVVNNRSRTREESDSIESGQEEGEIVGQTGDRAADKDESISDGNGAEESKPADATDAAMVTTEENASQVVTADKGPKQQQEQKDDSVDGQKTKVSEQPQPPRRRPRFSSRPDKDLSPVRPPTENAAVQNDEELEAGEIKDTDQGSSDAKANSAKEAEENSSVKEPPRIRPLQRKRRWLSSKNAESKPAVITISTDSLKNIISDVKPVPLADVKLDSASEAEGPDGSVSTEEDDKERAKSKRNQRGSIDSTTQQSQTAATRRRVSKSAEKENIQLDAPEGEETANGDNVVPKQKPVMEKITITRKISIVSDDGSAAGATPAVTSVRPPSPAKHHTSNILYITNLVRPFTVLQLKGLLARTGKIVENGFWIDKIKSKCYVKYETEDEATETRHALHGIRWPVSNPKCLVVDFGGEEAMEKAILSTLEDGAVRATMEGAKEGKEFGWSRDAPKKDEDTPRPVREWDLGKKDTLDQQERDRNGRALGRDRERETQGEKDKSGGDRTGRDRERGRIEDGGPRDSRGNRMDANAGGDRSSERKRSTDREYGRDRRRSTSIDMSPARKFKKQDKEPPIRLLDDLFRKTKATPCIYWLPLTTEQIAVKEEQRRKNMAEHQRRLDEQRKLQEEERERERKRERERRERERERDRDRDRERERDRERDRERDRDRRRSRSRDRSRDDGGRRRHR; from the exons ATGCGTCGCAAACCCAATGCCGGTGTGAGTACACCGGAAAAAGCGACTCCCCGCCGCTCTACCCGGGGCCGCGGGCGCAGATCACCGTCCAAAAGTCCAGAACCTGAGCCGGATACGGACGAGCGTGAGTACGATGCGGCACAGGACGAGGAAAAAAATAGCAGTTCCGAGGAGGAGAGCACGAGCCGGAAGGGAACCGGCAAAACACGCGGAGTGCGAGGAAGAAGTACCTCCTCACGCCGGAAGACTGATGACAGGCCGCCTTCGCGAGCACGTCGCAACAGTCGCCGGGAGAAAGAAACGCAAGAGGAACAAGAGGCAACAACTGAAGAAAATGGTGCCGAAAGTCAAGAATTGAAGCAGAAAAGCGATGAGCAAGTAGATGCGGTACCTCCTTCAAAGGATTCCGAGGAAGTGATGGAAGTCATACCGGAAGAACCCACGGATGAAACGGAACCTTCTGCAGAAGCTGGCGAGGACACGGATGCGGTTGAGAGCATGAAAGATTGCCAAGATGAAAACGATGGCAGCAAGGAAGATAAAGATATTGTACATGACGACCATCAAGAGACAGCGGAAAGCAAAGAAGATTCATCTGCTGGCGCTGTATCGAGGGAATTGCAGTCGGAAACAAAGGCATCAGTGGACATCGAAGAAAAGGTAAGTCAAAACAATGGTGATGAGGAAAATATGAAGAAGCAGGAGGACAGTGACACGCAGGAGAAAGAACATTCCCGCGCCGATGTTGAAGAAGTGCAAGATGATAGCAAAGCGGTCGTTAACAATCGTTCTCGAACAAGGGAAGAAAGCGATTCCATCGAAAGTGGTCAGGAAGAGGGTGAAATTGTTGGACAAACCGGAGACCGCGCCGCGGACAAGGATGAGTCCATATCGGATGGTAACGGAGCAGAAGAGTCAAAGCCTGCTGACGCTACGGATGCAGCTATGGTTACTACCGAGGAAAATGCAAGCCAGGTTGTAACCGCCGACAAAGGAccaaagcagcagcaggagcagaaGGATGATAGCGTGGATGGTCAGAAAACGAAAGTTTCCGAACAACCTCAGCCTCCTAGACGTAGACCACGCTTTTCCTCGCGTCCGGATAAAGATTTATCACCGGTGAGGCCACCTACTGAGAATGCTGCTGTGCAGAATGACGaagaactagaagccggggaAATCAAAGACACAGACCAGGGCAGCTCAGATGCGAAAGCGAACAGCGCAAAGGAGGCTGAGGAAAACAGCTCGGTGAAAGAACCTCCCCGCATTAGACCATTGCAACGCAAACGGCGATGGCTTTCGTCGAAAAACGCTGAGTCGAAACCGGCGGTCATCACTATTTCGACTGATTCGttgaaaaatatcatttcCGATGTTAAACCAGTCCCGCTGGCGGACGTGAAGCTGGATTCAGCCTCCGAAGCAGAAGGTCCGGACGGTTCCGTCAGCACCGAGGAGGACGATAAAGAGCGAGCAAAATCAAAGCGCAATCAAAGGGGGTCGATCGATTCGACCACGCAGCAGTCACAAACGGCGGCTACACGTCGGCGCGTTTCCAAATCggccgaaaaggaaaacattcagCTGGACGCACCGGAAGGGGAGGAAACGGCTAACGGGGATAATGTTGTGCCGAAGCAAAAACCCGTCATGGAAAaaattaccatcacccgaaaAATAAGCATCGTCAGTGATGATGGTAGTGCAGCTGGGGCGACGCCAGCGGTAACTTCTGTGCGTCCCCCTAGTCCGGCAAAACATCATACTAGCAATATCCTGTACATCACGAACTTGGTGCGACCATTTACGGTTCTTCAGCTGAAGGGGCTGCTGGCACGTACCGGAAAAATCGTAGAGAATGGGTTTTGgattgataaaatcaaatcgaaatgttacgtgaaGTACGAAACGGAAGA TGAGGCAACGGAAACGCGTCACGCTCTGCATGGCATCCGATGGCCAGTCTCGAATCCGAAGTGTCTGGTAGTGGATTTTGGTGGTGAGGAAGCGATGGAAAAGGCTATTCTCTCCACACTCGAAGATGGCGCCGTCCGTGCGACGATGGAGGGTGCGAAGGAGGGTAAAGAGTTTGGATGGTCCCGTGATGCACCCAAGAAGGATGAG GATACACCAAGACCAGTTCGGGAATGGGATCTCGGCAAGAAAGATACACTCGATCAGCAGGAACGCGACCGGAACGGACGGGCGCTGGGGCGTGATCGCGAGCGTGAAACCCAGGGCGAAAAGGATAAGAGTGGCGGCGATCGAACTGGACGTGATCGGGAGCGTGGGCGAATAGAAGATGGAGGACCTCGCGATTCCAGGGGTAACCGAATGGACGCGAATGCAGGCGGTGACCGTAGTTCGGAGCGAAAGCGGTCAACTGATCGCGAGTATGGACGAGATAGACGGCGCAGTACTAGCATTGATATGTCACCAG CGCGAAAGTTTAAGAAGCAAGATAAAGAACCACCAATTCGACTGCTCGATGATTTGTTCCGAAAGACAAAGGCTACGCCATGTATTTACTGGTTACCGCTCACAACCGAACAG ATTGCCGTTAAGGAAGAGCAACGTCGCAAAAACATGGCTGAGCATCAGCGCCGTCTGGACGAGCAGCGGAAACTGCAGGAGGAAGAGCGCGAGCGTGAGCGCAAGCGCGAACGGGAACGCCGCGAACGGGAGCGCGAACGGGATCGCGACCGGGACCGTGAGCGCGAGCGTGATCGCGAGCGGGATCGTGAGCGTGATCGGGACCGTCGTCGGTCGCGTTCCCGCGACCGCAGCCGTGACGATGGTGGACGTCGCCGGCACagataa